The genomic stretch GCTGGAGAAGTATGGCAACCGGGTTCCCGTACGTGAGAACGAGTGGGACAACCGCCATTTCTGGCGCGTCTCCAATGCGGAACACCTGGCGATGAGCGAGGATTGCGGCATCGTCAACCTGTCGCATTTCTCGATGTATGACATCGAGGGACCCGACCATGTCGCGCTGCTGGAATGGCTGTGCGCGGCCAAGGTCGGCGGCGACAACAACATCGGCAAGGGCATCTACACCCACTTCCTCGACGAGGAAGGCATGGTGCGCGCCGACTTTACCGTCATCCGCATGGCCGACCGCTGTCGCTTGATCGACGGCGCCGACGCCGGCCCGCGCGACTTCCGCTACATGCAGCGCACCGCGCAGGACAAAGGTTTCGATGTCACCATCACCGATGTGACGGAGAAATACGTCACCATCGGCATCTGGGGCCCGAATGCTCGCACGACGCTACAGAAGGTGGTCGAGAATCCGGACGGGCTGTCGATTGAAAATTTCCCCTTCGCGGCGATCAAGCCGGTCAGGATTGGCGGCAAGGACGTCACCGCTTTCCGCATCTCCTATGTCGGCGAACAGGGCTGGGAACTGCATATGCGCTACGAGGACGGCCTTGCCGTCTGGGACGCGCTGCGCTCGACCGGCGTGATGCCGTTCGGCGTCGAGACCTATGCCAATACGCGCCGCATGGAAAAGAGCCTGCGGCTGCAGAATGCCGACCTTCTGACCGAGTACAATCTGCTTGAAGCGGATCTCGCGCGTCCGAAGGTCAAGGAGAACGATTTCTGCGGCAAGGGCAAGCATGTGGAATACCGCGCCCGCGAGCACCAGCCGGCGACTTTGTGCACGCTGGTGATGACCGAAAACACCGATTCCAAAGGCGTGGCGCGGTATCCCGTAGGCATCATGCCGGTGATGGACCCCGCCACCGGCGAAACGCTGGTCGACGAACTCGGCCGCCGCTCCTTCACCACTTCGGTCGCCTATGGCCCGACCATCGGCAAGAACATCGCGCTTGCCTACCTGCCGCATTCGTATGCGCAGGAAGGCCGCAAGCTCAATGTCGAGTATTTCGGCGAGACCTATCCCGTCGAAGTCGCCGGCGTCGGCTACAAGCCGCTCTACGACCCGGAGAACCTCAAGCCGCGCAGCTGATCTTCGGCCGAGAGCGGACTGATTGCAAAAGCCTGGCTTCGAGCCGGGCTTTTGTCTTTTTAACCGGATGGTTTTCGCTTACCCTTGCAGCATGTCTGCTTTCCCGTGTGCAAGACATCTCCTTTACGGCTGTGCCGCACTGGCGCTGATGCTCTGGCTGGCGCCCGGATCCCGCGCCGACGAGCCGGTCGATGTCGAACTGGTGCTGGCGGTCGACGTTTCGCTGTCGATGTCGGCGGACGAGCTCGAGATCCAGCGTCATGGCTACGCGGCGGCGCTGACGCACGACAATGTGCTGCAAGCGATCGCCGATGGCGCCTATGGCAAGATCGCCGTCACCTATGTCGAATGGGCCGGCACCACGTGGCAGCGCGTCATCGTGCCATGGACCGTGATCGCCAACCGTGCCGATGCGGAGCGGGTGGTGGCGCAATTGTCGGCGCATCCGCCCGACAGCGCGCGCCGGACGTCGATCTCCGGCGCTCTGGAGTTCGGCAGCGACCTTTTCGCCGAAAGCGGCTACCAG from Mesorhizobium sp. NZP2077 encodes the following:
- a CDS encoding DUF1194 domain-containing protein, whose product is MSAFPCARHLLYGCAALALMLWLAPGSRADEPVDVELVLAVDVSLSMSADELEIQRHGYAAALTHDNVLQAIADGAYGKIAVTYVEWAGTTWQRVIVPWTVIANRADAERVVAQLSAHPPDSARRTSISGALEFGSDLFAESGYQGTKRVIDISGDGPNNQGAPVNLTRDGVVRQGIVINGLPLMTRGGFSGAYDVNDLDRYYSDCVIGGPGAFMIPVNDWTQFPEAIRRKLVLELAGPASPQWAAEDADHPPVVLAQDKPASDCQIGEKMWRSRSWKLDTR